The window TTTGCAGCGTTATTTGACATAGGGTCGAGTATCGATGCTTGTATGTCGTGTTTGAGGCCACTGTTGTTGCCTCAGAAATGGTCCGAAGCTGTGGTTGTGGCGAGCCGCGAGGAAAAAGGGGCTTTGACACGTTTGGTTATAGGTTTGACTATTCGAGGTAGGGgagttttttttaattcattttacttTCAAGAGTTGTTACAAGTCGATACTAATGCGAAAAGTATATTTTGatgattgaaaaaaaatctcatgccctaaattgttcaagctgtgatgttgatagtttgatgaaccagaagggattaagagagagaaaaaaataagttcttctcattttgaaaaaaatgaaaaatttcttaaaaaatatttgttgagttattacaccttatatactatgtactcccacaaaaaaaaaacacaagaagTAAGCCTACATCTActattgattaaaaaataatctagGTAATACCCTCACACAAGCTAGAATTGTATAAATCTAACAATCCTAGCTTGGAAACATTAGTAAGAAAAGGGCCCGGTGGCAGAGCTTTAGTAAGAAAATCAGTAAGTTGATCTTCAGGCTGTATGTCTTTTTTAAGTCTACTCAAGTCCAAACCATTGGGACCTCTTAGAGGTTCTAACCAGGGAGCACGTAGATCCCAAAAATGCATAGTTTCTCCCGGAATGAACTGACATAAGATGAATGAGACTAGACAAATACTTTTCACGAGTAATGTGGCAATCCATTTCAATGTGTTTGGTTCTTTCATGAAAGATGGGATTATTGACAATGTGAATGGCTGACTAGTTGTCACAGAATAGACTGATAGACTTTTGAAGCCACAAACTAATAAAATTCATTAAGAAAGATAACTAACTAGCTTCATAAGTGGCAACAACAAAAGACCTATGTTCAGCTTCTACAAAGGACTTGGAAACAGTGGTTTTCTTCTTACTCTTCCAGCTAATGAGAGAGTTCCCAAGCATGAAGCAATAATCGAAAATGGAACGACGAGTATCGGCACAGGTAGCCCAATCATTGTCGACAAATCCCGTGAGATACAGATTAGAAGTAGAGGAGAAGAATATATCAGTTGCAGGCCTTCCTTTTAAATATCGGAGTACACAGAAAGCAGCCTGTAGGTGAGAAGTGGTTGCACAGTCTTAAAACTGGCTCAAACGTCCCACAACATAAGAGATATCGGGTCTAGTGTTTGTGAGGTAAAGGAGTCAGCCAATGAGCTGTCTATAAGTAATGTCCATTAAAATAGTACCTGATTCTTTCGAGAGTTTCTGACAATAATCAAATGGGGTGCAGAGAGACTTGCAATCTAGATAACTAAAATTCTTGAGAAGGTCCATGGCGTACTTCCGCTGATAAATGTGAATTTCAGAGTTAGAGCGTTCTACTTCCATTCCCAAGAAGTACTTGAGATCACCAAgatcctttattttgaatttgtcatccAAAAATTGCTTGATGGAATTGATTTTGCCAATGTCATTCCTGGTTAAAACCAAGTCATCAATATATATTAGAATGATAGTGAAGCTTTCGGATTGTTTCTTGATGAAGAGGGAATGATCATAAAAAAATTGCTTATAACCAGCATCAACAAGAGTCTGAGTGAGCTTTATGTTCTATTGTTTGCTTGCTTGCTTAAGCCCATATAGAGACTTTTGCAATTTACAAACCAAATCTGGTTGTGACACAGCCAAATTGGGTAGTATCTTCATATAAACTTCTTTGTCCAAATCtccatgaaggaaggcagtaTTGACATCCAGCTGTTTGAAAATGTCATTTCTTTGCAGCTGCTGTTACTCATTATAAATCAATTTACATCATTAGAATCTTCATGAAGAGTGTTGAAGTCAAAATGGTCAAAGAGTTAAAGAAGCAAAGTTTGAGTTGAATACAATAATCATCAATTTGCTAGATTTTGCTAAAAGCTAATATATTGGAAGTTTGAAGATTTTTCAAGAATATTCAAGAGAGTAGTACAACTACAACATGCTAAcattgaagaaattcaaaataaaattgaattgaaattagaAACCAAGCAATCTAAATTAGAAGATTATGGAAACTACATGAATGCAAGTTGTGTTTCTAACACAAGTTGAAGGAAGATTCATGAAGTCAACTCATGAAATGGTGGTCATTACAAAATTGATTTGTggttcataaattattattttagtaggaaGCATTGCCTATATAAAGACATATATGCCTTGTGTATTGTGTGTATTCCATAAATGAAATGAATATGTTTCTTTGAAATATTAGAAATTCTCCCCTTATTATTATGAGTGTTGGTGAGTTTGATAGATTGAAAATATGATAGTGTTACTTATGAGAATGAGTGATCTTGGGGCCAATTAAGTGTGGGTATTATACTTAtatttggtatcagagctggtTAATCCAGTGCCTGGTGTTTAAGAATTTGTGAGGTGTGGAAGAGTTCTCACATAGCTGTTGATTCATAGAGTCGGTATGGCAAACACTTTTAATATTGTGTGGTCTGGTCCTAAGTTAGATGGGAAATTGATTATAGTTATTGGGACACTTTGACATCTACCCATTTGAAGGCTCAGAACCTGTGGAATTTCATTGAACTGGGTTTGCAAGAAGGAGCAGATGCTGCCCAACAGAGGAGAGATCAATTGGcgctatctcaaattcatcaaggtgTAGATTATACTGTGTTTGGCAAAATAGCAAATGCCAAAAGTGCAAAAGAAGCATGGAACATGTTGAAGCTGTCATAGAAAGGCATAGATAAAGCTTAGAAAGCAAAGTTACAGTCTTTGAGAAGAGAATACGAAAGGTACGAGATGTCTAGCTCAGAAACTGTTGAGAAATATTTTACTCGTGTTATAGATCTTGTCAATAAGATGAGAGTCTGTGGAGAAGATATGCCCGATAGGAAAGTGGTAGAGAAAATTCTTCACACCATGTCGATGAAGTATGACCATGTGGTGACTACGATACTAGAGTCCCACGATATGGACACCATGAAGATTGCAGAGTTGCAGGAAACCATGGAAAGCCACATCAGCAGAATACTAGAGAAGTCAGAAAAATCAACCGAGGAAGCCCTGAAAAGTCGAGTGAATTTAAACAATGTTGTAGAATCAAGCCGTAAACAAGAAGGACGAGGTCGTGGTTTTAATTTTCAAAGTAGAGgcagaggaagtttcagaggaaGAGGTCGTGGCAATTACAACTAAGAAAGTTGCAATAATTTTACACCACCTAATCAAGGAAGAGGTGGAACGAATTTCAGGCCTGTCAACCGAGGAAGAGATCGAGGCAATTTTTATCAAGAAACAACCAATTTCAAATTCTTTCATTATGGAAAGTATGGACACAAAGCAGTAGATTGCATATTCAAAATGGTGAATAACAATCAAGCACACGTTGCAGAAAATTAGCATCAAAATACTAATGATAATTCGGGTACTAagactttattttttacaagtaattcatgtgctgaagatgaaaatatatggtacttggataatgcttgcaGTAATCATATGTCTAGTAGAAATGAGCTATTTTCTTCATTAGATGATTCAGTCAAACTATTATTGAAGTTTGGTAATATTACAAAGATCCCTATTAAAGAAAAATGGCACATACCAATTAGATTGAAGGATGGTTCTCTGAGTTATATTTCTAATGTTTTCTATGCTCCTCAACTTGATTACAATTTATTAAGTATAAGGCAATTATCTGAGAAGGGATATAAGATGATAACTTATCGTGGATATTGCACTGTATTTGACAACAATGGAAGGTTCATAGATAAATCAAAGATGACTTCAAACAGAATGTTTCCGttaaaaattcaacatgttaATCCCTCTTGCATGAGTTCTGTGATACTTGATGAAAACTGGCTGTGACATATGCGGTTTGAACATTTTCATTTTTCTGGCCTGAACTACCTGTCAAGAAAAGGACTTGTTTCTGGTCTACCATGGGTTCATATTCCCAATTGTGTTTGTGAGATTTGTCAAATGGAAAAGAAGCACAGAGATCCATTCCCTACAAGAAATTCATGGAGAGCTAGAAGATTACTTGAAATTGTGTATTCAGATCTCTGTTCTGTAGAAGTTTCAAGCAACGGTGGTAGTATgtactttatcacttttattAATGATTTTAGTAGATATATATGGGTATACTTTCTGAAGAAAAAATCAGAAGCATGTGACGTCTTTAAGACATTCAAGGCGTTTGTCGAAAAATAAAGTGGTtgtaaaatcaaaattctcaaAACAGACAGAGGAACGGAATATCTTGCTTGTTTAAATTACTTTAAGCAACACACAATTCAGCACCAACTAACAACTAAAtatactcctcaacaaaatggagttgcAGAAAGAAAGAATAGAACCATCATGGATATGCCAGATGCATGCTCACGTCAAAACAAATGCCTAAAGAATTTTGGGCAGAAGCAATCGCAATAGCAGTTCATATTTAAACAGGTGTCCAACAAAGAGTGTTCAAGATAAAACTCCAAAGGAAGCTTGGAATGGAAAGCATCCTTCCATCCATCATTTCAGAGTCTTTGGGTGTATAGCTTATGCCCACATACCAGATCAATAAAGGAAAAAGTTAAATGACAAAGGCGAGAAGTGTATCTTTATCGGATATGGCACAGACTCAAAAGCATATAAGCTATATAATccaaaaacaaagaaagtaatcatCAGCAGAGACGTGACGTTTGACGAGAAAGGCATGTGGGACTGGGATACAAAGACAGAAAAGCAGCCAATTGTAATTTCAAATAcatgtgatgaagaagaagaaagacaactGGACACAACTGAACAACCAGAATCATCCAGAAGACCTCAAAGATAGTGGAGACTACCTTATAGATTAGCAGATTATGAAGTTAGCAATGACAACGATCCGTCCGATgaataaatcataaattttgcTCTATTTTCAAATTGTGAGCCATTGAACTTTGAAGAAGCCTCTAAAGACAACAATTAGAAGAAAGCAATGAATGAGGAGATTCATGCCATTGAGAAGAATGACACATGGGAGCTGACAGATTTGCTAACAAATTTGGTGAAGTTGATCGTTTCAAAGCAAAATTAGTTGCTAAGGGATACAAACAAAAGCCAAGCATCGATTATTTTGAAGTATTTGCTTCTGTTGCTAGATTAGATAGTATTCGTATGATTATTTCACTCTCGGCTCAAAATAAGTGGAagatacatcaaatggatgttaagtttGCATTTCTAAATGGCACTTTAGAAGAAGAAGTGTATGTTGAGAAACCTGCAGGATATGAAgttcttggagaagaagataAAGTTTACAAGTTGAAGAAAGCTTTGTACGGGTTAAAGCAAGTACCAAGAGCATGGTACAAGAAGATTGATTCTTATTTCACACAGAATGTTTCAAAAGATGTCCATTTGAGCATACGCTTTATATCAAGCTCGTTGAACCTGGAGATATCTTGATCGTGTGtgtttatgttgatgatttaatcTTTACTGGAAACAATTTGAAGATAATTGCAGAATTTAGGGAGGCTATGATAAAGCACTTTGAAATGACGGATATGGACTTGATGTCTTATTTTCTTGGCATCGAAGTTCTTCAAAAAGATGATGGAATTTTCATTTCtcaaagaaaatatgaaaatgatattttgaagaaatttcagATGGAACATTCAAAGCCAGTTCCTACTCCAGTCAAAGAGAAGTTCAAGTTGTTGAGAAAAGATAAAGGAAGAACAGTAAATTCTACATATTACAAAAGCTTGATTGGAAGTCTGAGGTACTTAACTGCAACCAGACAAGATATTGTGTTTAGAGTTGGTTTGCTTAGCAAAT is drawn from Arachis hypogaea cultivar Tifrunner chromosome 12, arahy.Tifrunner.gnm2.J5K5, whole genome shotgun sequence and contains these coding sequences:
- the LOC140176690 gene encoding uncharacterized protein, which translates into the protein MSSSETVEKYFTRVIDLVNKMRVCGEDMPDRKVVEKILHTMSMKYDHVVTTILESHDMDTMKIAELQETMESHISRILEKSEKSTEEALKSRVNLNNVVESSHDSVKLLLKFGNITKIPIKEKWHIPIRLKDGSLSYISNVFYAPQLDYNLLSIRQLSEKGYKMITYRGYCTVFDNNGRFIDKSKMTSNRMFPLKIQHVNPSCMSSVILDENWL